CAAACTTTTCGCGAAAGCCATGAAACCCGCTAGCCGTCAGGGAAATATGGTCAATAGCGGCGGTTCCCTGGGGCGCTATCCCCTCGCTTCCCAAGGCAGGGCCCCCGGCGTACAGATGAAAAATCGCCTCGCCTACGGGCGTTGTACAGGCTAACCAGGCCCCAGGAAAGCCAAAGTCGGGACGGGGAACCGTTCGCAAACCCAAGATTTCCGTATAAAAGCGAACGGTGGCCTCTAGGTCGTTGGTTTTAATCGCAATGTGAAACAGTCCAGTAATCAGCATGGCTATTTACTCCGGTGAGTTCCATTCTCGCTCAATTCTCTCTAATACTCTGATGGAACCCATTTTTTGATAAAGTTGACAGGCTGTATTGTAGTATTCTTGAGCTTTTTCATCATTTCTTCGCTTCTGGTAGAGAAGAGCAAGGTCATAATTAACTTCAGCAACGCCACGGAGAAAGTCAAATTCTTGCAACTGTACTAAGGATTGATGAAGAAGCTG
This window of the Desertifilum tharense IPPAS B-1220 genome carries:
- a CDS encoding VOC family protein; this encodes MLITGLFHIAIKTNDLEATVRFYTEILGLRTVPRPDFGFPGAWLACTTPVGEAIFHLYAGGPALGSEGIAPQGTAAIDHISLTASGFHGFREKFARHGLEWREFLVPGTTLWQLFVYDPNGVQLELTFEGQAETGPEPDMSPSRRYVAGESFFQPKVSASASKGVS